The following coding sequences lie in one Pseudoalteromonas sp. Scap06 genomic window:
- a CDS encoding response regulator, with translation MKRILAVDDSASMRQMVSFTLKTAGFDVTEAKDGSEALAIAKQQGFDAVISDVNMPIMDGITLIRELRGLPDYKFTPLLMLTTESGMDKKVEGKAAGATGWIVKPFNPDQLLAVLKKVIR, from the coding sequence ATGAAAAGAATTTTAGCTGTCGATGATTCTGCATCAATGCGCCAAATGGTGAGCTTTACGTTAAAAACAGCAGGGTTTGATGTTACCGAAGCCAAAGATGGCAGCGAGGCATTAGCCATTGCCAAGCAACAAGGTTTTGATGCAGTTATTTCTGATGTAAACATGCCAATTATGGATGGGATCACGCTTATTAGAGAGCTAAGAGGGCTACCAGATTACAAGTTTACACCGCTGCTTATGTTAACTACAGAGTCGGGGATGGATAAAAAAGTAGAAGGTAAAGCTGCAGGGGCAACAGGATGGATTGTAAAACCTTTTAATCCAGATCAGCTATTAGCCGTGCTAAAAAAAGTAATCCGTTAA
- a CDS encoding lipid asymmetry maintenance protein MlaB — protein sequence MLKLPNELSIVQVDVLHQDLLSELNNSRDICLDISDVMSADTASVQLLCALQKHLLTINQKIAWVGSSDALKNVIEQLGLSEYLASESTN from the coding sequence ATGCTTAAACTACCAAATGAACTTTCAATTGTTCAAGTTGACGTTTTACATCAAGATTTATTAAGCGAACTTAATAACAGCCGAGATATTTGTCTGGATATTAGCGATGTTATGTCTGCTGATACCGCCTCGGTTCAACTTCTTTGTGCCCTACAAAAACACCTTCTTACTATTAATCAAAAAATTGCCTGGGTTGGCAGCAGTGACGCATTAAAAAATGTCATTGAACAACTCGGTTTAAGTGAATATTTAGCTTCAGAAAGTACTAACTAG
- a CDS encoding SCO family protein, with product MKQLWCGLIVFSVLFLSACGDKKSLQDLDALVYETAKPLSDFSLNDQQGELVTKQQFLGQWNLVFLGYTSCPDICPMTLAKLNNVYKNLQANYPLQVWFISVDPKRDIAQRRKEYIDYFNPDFLAVSGEHKDLFPFVRELGLIYAISDSDESDYAVDHSASVALVDGSGALRAIFKPEFKQGDVPLVNTTKLTAEFIEIADFYKN from the coding sequence ATGAAGCAGTTATGGTGTGGGTTAATTGTTTTTTCGGTGCTTTTTTTATCGGCATGTGGTGATAAAAAAAGTTTACAGGATCTTGATGCATTAGTGTACGAAACAGCAAAACCGTTATCTGATTTTTCGTTGAATGATCAACAGGGGGAGTTAGTAACCAAACAGCAGTTTTTGGGTCAATGGAACTTAGTTTTTCTAGGCTACACAAGCTGCCCTGATATTTGTCCAATGACGCTTGCTAAGCTCAACAATGTCTATAAAAACTTACAAGCTAATTATCCCCTGCAGGTGTGGTTTATATCTGTTGATCCTAAACGAGATATTGCTCAAAGGCGTAAAGAGTACATAGATTATTTTAACCCTGACTTTTTAGCTGTATCTGGGGAGCATAAAGACCTATTTCCATTTGTACGTGAGTTGGGATTAATTTATGCAATTAGTGATAGTGATGAATCTGACTACGCGGTGGATCATAGTGCATCGGTTGCACTTGTTGATGGCAGTGGCGCACTAAGAGCTATTTTTAAGCCTGAATTTAAACAAGGAGATGTGCCTTTGGTTAATACTACAAAATTAACGGCAGAATTTATTGAAATTGCAGATTTTTACAAAAACTAG
- the cyoE gene encoding heme o synthase: MALTINKKAMQPVYSPSLLTKSYHLIQDYLAISKFKVVAMLVLTAWVGLALAPDVGRGVGVQFISLLGIGLLSAAAAVINHVVDSEIDSKMARTRHRPVAKGRLSKLHALSFAAVIGVAGFIMLMLWANTLTAILTLFALVGYAFIYTSFLKRATPQNIVIGGLAGAMPPLLGWVSETNQMAAAPWLLVMIIFTWTPPHFWALAIARKSDYERAKIPMLPVTHGIEFCKTCVLAYSVLLAIVCVLPYLIGMSGLIYLSGACILNVVFIYKAINLKFAAKEDTAMDLFRFSIVHLMILFVILFIDKWLVI, translated from the coding sequence ATGGCACTTACAATTAACAAAAAAGCAATGCAGCCCGTTTATAGCCCATCGTTATTGACTAAAAGTTATCATTTAATCCAAGATTATTTGGCAATCAGTAAATTTAAAGTAGTGGCTATGCTGGTGTTAACGGCATGGGTGGGCTTAGCCCTCGCCCCTGACGTTGGCAGAGGTGTTGGGGTTCAGTTCATAAGTTTATTAGGGATTGGTTTACTCTCTGCGGCAGCTGCCGTTATCAATCATGTGGTTGATAGTGAAATTGATAGTAAAATGGCACGTACACGCCACCGCCCAGTCGCCAAAGGGCGCTTAAGTAAATTACACGCATTGAGTTTTGCTGCTGTTATTGGCGTGGCAGGGTTTATTATGTTGATGTTGTGGGCAAATACACTCACTGCCATACTTACCTTATTTGCACTTGTTGGTTACGCATTTATTTATACGTCGTTTTTAAAACGCGCCACGCCACAAAATATAGTGATTGGTGGTTTGGCTGGCGCCATGCCACCTTTACTTGGTTGGGTGTCTGAAACCAATCAAATGGCAGCCGCTCCTTGGTTGTTGGTTATGATTATATTCACATGGACTCCTCCGCATTTTTGGGCGTTAGCAATCGCGCGTAAAAGTGATTACGAACGCGCTAAAATCCCTATGTTACCTGTGACCCATGGAATCGAATTTTGTAAAACCTGTGTGCTCGCATACTCAGTGCTATTAGCCATTGTGTGCGTACTCCCTTATTTGATAGGTATGTCGGGGCTTATTTATTTAAGCGGGGCATGTATCCTCAATGTGGTATTTATATACAAAGCAATTAACTTAAAATTTGCCGCTAAAGAAGACACCGCAATGGATTTATTTCGTTTTTCGATTGTTCATTTAATGATACTCTTTGTTATCTTATTTATAGATAAATGGCTAGTTATATGA
- a CDS encoding heme A synthase: MYKNYKNLVLATSLFALIVVALGAYTRLSDAGLGCPDWPGCYGFLTVPKHEAEIAHAIQSYPDMIFETAKAWKEMIHRYFAGTLGVLILVLFILAFVKRQYPTTPVKLPMLLLLLVIFQAALGMWTVTMNLQPLIVMGHLLGGFSILALLTLLYLRLTSQPITGGDAGAKPHFKLSLVALTVLILQIALGGWLAANYAAPHCNGLPLCSYAQPFSLSSVFQLPLEHSNYEFGVLSQQARMSIHLLHRMWALVTCIVLALVMWRIYSHAYSQKIKSCTVSVLVALFCQIALGLAVVYFHFPISVALAHNLMAAILLLTMVRLCYYLKVRT; this comes from the coding sequence ATGTATAAAAATTATAAAAATTTGGTATTAGCAACGAGTTTATTCGCACTAATTGTGGTAGCTCTAGGCGCATATACACGCTTAAGTGACGCAGGGCTTGGTTGCCCCGATTGGCCTGGTTGTTATGGCTTTTTAACCGTACCAAAACATGAAGCTGAGATTGCGCATGCGATTCAAAGCTACCCCGATATGATATTTGAAACAGCAAAAGCATGGAAAGAAATGATTCATCGCTATTTTGCTGGCACGCTCGGAGTATTAATTTTAGTGTTGTTTATTTTGGCTTTTGTAAAACGCCAGTATCCAACTACGCCTGTAAAATTACCGATGCTACTGCTTTTGCTTGTTATTTTTCAGGCCGCGCTAGGTATGTGGACGGTGACTATGAACCTGCAGCCGTTAATTGTGATGGGGCATTTACTCGGAGGGTTTAGCATTTTGGCGTTATTAACGTTGTTGTACTTAAGGCTGACCAGTCAGCCTATTACGGGTGGGGACGCAGGTGCAAAACCTCACTTTAAACTAAGCTTGGTGGCGCTCACGGTACTTATTTTACAAATCGCCTTAGGTGGCTGGTTAGCGGCTAATTATGCCGCGCCACATTGTAATGGTTTGCCGCTATGTAGTTATGCTCAGCCATTTTCGCTCAGTAGTGTTTTTCAGCTACCGTTAGAGCACAGTAATTATGAGTTTGGCGTGTTGTCACAACAAGCGCGTATGTCTATTCATTTACTGCATCGTATGTGGGCACTGGTCACTTGTATTGTGTTGGCACTTGTTATGTGGCGTATATATAGCCATGCCTATTCACAAAAAATTAAAAGCTGCACAGTGAGTGTATTGGTAGCGTTATTTTGCCAGATAGCGTTGGGGTTAGCAGTTGTGTACTTTCACTTCCCAATTAGTGTTGCGCTGGCGCATAATTTAATGGCTGCCATACTGTTATTAACTATGGTTAGGTTATGTTATTACCTAAAAGTACGTACTTAA
- a CDS encoding transmembrane cytochrome oxidase associated protein, with product MKNKPLLLFVVCCAIPLVLAYSALKLDWLPTAITNHGEFLEREIKLDNWQQHNPKQWTIALNYSAQCEESCSEQLAALDNLYVALGKNQHKVDMAIMGRPKAAKPHWHMIAEQQQLKPASLYLIDHMGLIVLEYPFNPQPQENRLIQKGLLKDLKKLLNYSRSS from the coding sequence ATGAAAAATAAACCCCTGTTGCTCTTTGTTGTATGCTGCGCTATCCCTTTAGTGCTGGCTTACAGCGCGTTAAAACTTGATTGGCTACCTACAGCAATTACTAACCACGGTGAATTTTTAGAGCGTGAAATTAAGCTAGACAATTGGCAGCAGCATAATCCAAAACAATGGACTATTGCTTTAAATTATTCAGCACAATGCGAAGAGTCTTGCTCAGAGCAGCTCGCCGCTTTAGATAATTTATATGTTGCCCTTGGCAAAAATCAACACAAAGTAGATATGGCGATAATGGGGAGACCCAAAGCTGCGAAGCCGCATTGGCATATGATTGCTGAACAACAGCAGTTAAAACCCGCGAGTTTGTATTTAATCGACCATATGGGACTGATTGTGTTGGAATATCCATTTAACCCTCAACCACAAGAAAACCGTTTGATACAAAAGGGGTTATTGAAAGATCTAAAAAAATTACTTAATTACTCTCGATCAAGCTAA
- a CDS encoding SURF1 family protein: MQLVVFNKQKLSSIITVCLVVIVVLVCMRLGFWQLQRADQKQQQLNAIENIQQQGVMSWAQLQQLPKEWNKTGVLVSLSGYFDTNNYWLLDNQIYNGQVGYDLLTLLKLPDESRFLLVNLGWVKAGRSREILPNVTIPSGKFTLTAQIKEDNLSGFTLANSNTQSDLAKRIQIIDLQSLSSQSQRTLVDFMAYRQGGEDEIAAPHYEAVVMSPEKHYAYSVQWFLIAIACVVVAIFASKKRIDNEK; this comes from the coding sequence ATGCAGTTAGTTGTATTTAACAAACAAAAGCTTAGCTCAATAATCACAGTTTGCCTGGTTGTTATTGTGGTATTAGTTTGTATGCGTTTAGGGTTTTGGCAATTACAGCGCGCAGATCAAAAGCAACAACAGCTTAATGCCATTGAAAATATTCAACAGCAAGGAGTTATGAGCTGGGCACAGTTGCAACAACTGCCAAAAGAGTGGAATAAAACCGGGGTATTAGTTTCGTTGAGTGGTTATTTTGATACCAATAATTATTGGCTGCTCGATAACCAAATTTATAATGGTCAGGTTGGTTACGACTTACTGACATTATTAAAATTACCTGATGAGTCGCGCTTTTTATTAGTTAATTTAGGTTGGGTAAAAGCTGGCCGCTCAAGAGAAATCCTACCAAACGTGACAATACCTAGTGGTAAATTTACGTTAACGGCACAAATTAAAGAAGATAATTTAAGTGGCTTTACCTTAGCTAATAGCAATACTCAGTCAGATTTAGCTAAACGAATTCAAATCATTGATCTGCAATCACTCAGTAGCCAATCTCAGCGAACTTTAGTGGATTTTATGGCCTATCGCCAAGGCGGTGAAGATGAGATTGCTGCTCCCCATTATGAAGCTGTTGTGATGAGTCCAGAAAAACACTATGCCTACTCAGTGCAGTGGTTTTTAATTGCGATTGCCTGTGTGGTAGTTGCTATTTTTGCAAGCAAGAAGAGGATAGATAATGAAAAATAA
- a CDS encoding DUF2909 domain-containing protein, which produces MIIKIIIVLLLLFILFNLFRALFIMVSGKTNGRPMSHFLGRRVLFSVVVLVMVIAALKLGLITANQSPLPTTVHIQKQTNIAKQHQQNASTTPQLETRSAYFL; this is translated from the coding sequence GTGATTATTAAAATTATTATTGTTCTACTGTTATTATTTATATTGTTTAATTTATTTCGTGCTTTATTTATTATGGTGTCGGGAAAAACCAATGGACGCCCCATGTCTCACTTTTTAGGGCGTCGGGTGTTATTTTCTGTTGTGGTATTAGTGATGGTAATTGCCGCACTAAAGCTCGGTTTAATTACGGCAAATCAATCACCTTTGCCCACTACAGTACATATACAAAAACAAACAAACATAGCCAAACAACATCAACAAAATGCCAGTACCACGCCGCAGCTTGAAACGCGAAGTGCTTATTTTTTGTAA
- a CDS encoding cytochrome c oxidase subunit 3: protein MNQKYEHYYVPDQSPWPIVGAVALFFIAVGAALTVMDMGKEGGSGIYILYVGIAVLLYMLFSWFKNVIEESHQGLYSAQMDRSFRQGMSWFIFSEVMFFMAFFGALFYARMFSVPWLGGADNNAMTNEVLWPTFEAVWPLLNTPGGTTTQAMGWQGLPLINTLILLASSVTLHFAHVAMENNKRTPLKVFLGVTILLGVCFLGLQVEEYIYAYNDLNLTLDAGIYGNTFFLLTGFHGMHVTLGTIILLIVFLRILKGHFTKNKHFAFQAAAWYWHFVDVVWLCLFVFVYVL, encoded by the coding sequence ATGAATCAAAAATATGAACATTATTATGTACCTGATCAAAGCCCATGGCCAATAGTTGGCGCAGTGGCGCTATTTTTTATTGCGGTAGGGGCAGCCTTAACAGTTATGGATATGGGTAAAGAGGGAGGCAGTGGTATTTACATACTGTATGTGGGTATTGCCGTATTGCTTTATATGCTGTTTAGCTGGTTTAAAAATGTGATTGAAGAGTCGCATCAAGGTTTATATTCTGCCCAAATGGATCGCTCATTCAGGCAAGGTATGAGCTGGTTTATTTTTTCAGAAGTCATGTTTTTTATGGCCTTTTTTGGCGCCCTTTTTTATGCTCGCATGTTCTCTGTACCTTGGCTTGGAGGCGCCGATAATAACGCCATGACTAACGAAGTGTTATGGCCTACTTTTGAGGCTGTGTGGCCATTGTTAAATACCCCTGGGGGCACCACGACGCAAGCAATGGGCTGGCAAGGGTTACCACTGATAAATACCCTTATTTTATTAGCGTCGTCGGTAACTCTGCATTTTGCTCATGTAGCGATGGAAAATAACAAACGTACTCCACTTAAGGTGTTTTTAGGCGTAACTATTTTGCTGGGAGTATGCTTTTTAGGGCTCCAAGTAGAAGAATATATTTATGCTTATAATGACCTTAATTTAACCCTTGATGCGGGAATTTACGGTAATACCTTCTTTTTGCTAACCGGTTTTCACGGTATGCATGTCACCTTAGGTACCATTATTTTATTAATCGTTTTCCTACGGATTTTAAAAGGCCACTTTACAAAAAATAAGCACTTCGCGTTTCAAGCTGCGGCGTGGTACTGGCATTTTGTTGATGTTGTTTGGCTATGTTTGTTTGTTTTTGTATATGTACTGTAG
- a CDS encoding cytochrome c oxidase assembly protein: MTHLPLLKKLVVICIAMFAFAFAMVPIYDVFCDITGLNGKPSLEQAQQSTLVTENREVSVSFTTHAQSGAPFEVKSKEYSVDVKPGAMREVMFSAKNNSNEDKVMQAIPSVAPGKAAKYLHKIACFCFDQQPLKAGEELEFKLLFYVDTELPSDVEELTLSYTVFDISEKLVASNN, encoded by the coding sequence ATGACTCACTTGCCGTTATTAAAAAAGCTGGTGGTTATTTGCATTGCAATGTTTGCTTTTGCATTTGCCATGGTACCTATATATGACGTGTTTTGCGATATAACCGGGCTTAATGGTAAGCCCTCGCTAGAACAAGCACAGCAAAGTACCTTGGTTACTGAGAATAGAGAAGTCAGCGTTAGTTTTACCACCCATGCCCAAAGTGGTGCGCCTTTTGAGGTTAAATCTAAAGAATACAGTGTAGATGTAAAACCAGGGGCCATGCGTGAGGTTATGTTTAGCGCTAAAAACAACAGTAATGAAGACAAAGTGATGCAGGCTATCCCCTCGGTAGCACCGGGCAAAGCAGCTAAATATTTACACAAAATAGCGTGTTTTTGCTTTGACCAGCAACCTTTGAAGGCTGGCGAGGAGTTAGAGTTTAAATTACTTTTTTATGTTGATACTGAGTTACCCAGTGATGTGGAGGAGTTAACTCTGTCTTATACCGTATTTGATATTAGCGAGAAGTTAGTAGCCAGTAATAACTAG
- the ctaD gene encoding cytochrome c oxidase subunit I: protein MSSIAEQPNSNEAHHGHQPSTGFKRWLFTTNHKDIGSLYLIFSLTMFLIGGAMAMVIRAELFQPGLQLVDPHFFNQMTTVHGLIMVFGAVMPAFTGLANWMIPLMIGAPDMALPRMNNWSFWILPFAFLILLASLFMPGGGPAFGWTFYAPLSTTYSNDNTAMFVFAVHIMGISSIMGAINVVVTIVNMRAPGMTWMKLPLFVWTWLITAFLLIAVMPVLAGAVTMVLTDKYFATSFFDAAGGGDPVMFQHIFWFFGHPEVYIMILPAFGIISTIVPTFSRKKLFGYASMVYATSSIALLSFIVWAHHMFTTGMPVAGELFFMYATMLISVPTGVKVFNWVATMWRGSISFEVPMLFSIAFIVLFTLGGFSGLMLAITPADFQYHDTYFVVAHFHYVLVTGAVFSIMAGAYYWLPKWTGNMFNITLAKWHFWLSLVSVNVLFFPMHFVGLAGMPRRIPDYALQFADFNAIISIGGFAFGLSQLLFVVVVYKCAKGGDKVPAKVWDGAEGLEWDVDSPAPYHTFSTPPDIK from the coding sequence ATGAGTAGCATTGCAGAACAACCTAATTCCAATGAGGCTCATCATGGCCATCAACCTTCAACAGGCTTTAAGCGCTGGTTATTTACAACCAACCATAAAGATATCGGAAGCTTATATTTAATTTTTTCTCTCACCATGTTTTTGATTGGTGGAGCAATGGCCATGGTTATTCGGGCTGAGTTATTTCAGCCGGGTTTACAATTGGTTGATCCTCACTTTTTTAATCAAATGACCACAGTGCACGGTTTAATCATGGTGTTTGGTGCAGTAATGCCTGCATTTACTGGATTGGCAAACTGGATGATTCCGTTAATGATTGGTGCGCCAGATATGGCATTACCGAGAATGAACAACTGGAGCTTCTGGATTTTACCATTTGCGTTTTTGATTTTGTTAGCGTCACTGTTTATGCCTGGTGGCGGTCCTGCATTTGGGTGGACCTTTTACGCTCCGCTTTCCACCACTTATAGTAACGACAACACAGCAATGTTTGTATTTGCGGTACATATAATGGGTATCAGTTCGATTATGGGTGCCATTAATGTGGTGGTCACCATAGTGAATATGCGTGCTCCGGGTATGACATGGATGAAACTGCCGTTATTTGTGTGGACATGGCTGATCACGGCTTTTTTACTTATTGCAGTAATGCCGGTACTTGCTGGTGCAGTTACTATGGTACTCACCGATAAATACTTTGCGACCAGCTTCTTTGACGCCGCTGGTGGTGGCGATCCGGTAATGTTCCAGCATATATTTTGGTTTTTTGGTCATCCTGAAGTTTATATTATGATTTTGCCTGCCTTTGGCATTATCTCTACGATTGTTCCTACTTTTTCACGTAAAAAACTATTTGGTTATGCCTCTATGGTGTACGCCACTTCTTCGATTGCCTTGTTGAGCTTTATTGTGTGGGCGCATCATATGTTTACCACAGGTATGCCCGTGGCGGGTGAGTTGTTTTTTATGTACGCGACTATGTTGATATCGGTACCTACCGGCGTAAAAGTATTTAACTGGGTAGCAACTATGTGGCGTGGCTCTATTAGCTTTGAAGTGCCGATGCTGTTTAGTATCGCATTTATTGTGCTGTTTACTTTAGGTGGTTTTTCGGGATTGATGTTGGCGATCACACCTGCTGATTTTCAATACCACGACACCTACTTTGTAGTTGCACACTTCCATTATGTGCTGGTGACGGGCGCGGTATTTTCTATTATGGCGGGGGCTTATTATTGGTTGCCAAAATGGACCGGAAATATGTTCAATATTACTTTGGCAAAATGGCATTTTTGGTTGTCCTTGGTAAGTGTAAATGTGCTGTTTTTCCCAATGCATTTTGTGGGGTTAGCTGGTATGCCACGTCGAATTCCAGATTATGCACTGCAGTTTGCTGACTTTAACGCCATTATTAGTATAGGTGGGTTTGCCTTTGGTTTATCGCAATTACTGTTCGTTGTTGTTGTGTATAAATGTGCAAAAGGGGGCGATAAAGTGCCTGCAAAAGTTTGGGATGGGGCAGAAGGGCTTGAATGGGACGTTGATTCACCAGCGCCATATCATACGTTCTCAACGCCGCCGGACATTAAATAA
- the coxB gene encoding cytochrome c oxidase subunit II, whose amino-acid sequence MGKLSSSLWLILLVFSQNVLANSQYNMRKGVTDISNNVYQLHMTIFLICCVIGVIVFAIMFWALIHHRKSKGAVPAQFHESTKVEILWTAIPFVILIVMAIPATKTLIAMEDASKADITIKITGSQWKWHYEYMGEDVEFYSMLATPQNEITNLADKNPNYLLEVDKPLVLPINQKVRFLMTSDDVIHSWWVPDFAVKKDANPGFINETWTNINEVGTYRGQCAELCGKDHGFMPVVVEAKTEEDFKTWLAEAKQAKQKAAEADAALLDQVVPKEELMALGEQVYMASCAACHQPTGLGLPGVFPALKGSPIVIGDIKGHIDILLHGKPGTAMQSFAKQLSIKQIAAVITYKRNAWGNDTGEVIQPSEIQAALDADGEAK is encoded by the coding sequence ATGGGTAAGCTGAGTTCTTCCTTGTGGCTTATATTGTTAGTTTTTTCGCAAAATGTGCTTGCTAATAGCCAATATAATATGCGTAAAGGCGTAACTGATATAAGTAATAATGTATACCAACTGCACATGACCATATTTTTAATATGTTGTGTGATTGGGGTGATCGTGTTTGCCATTATGTTTTGGGCACTCATCCATCATCGCAAGTCTAAAGGGGCTGTCCCTGCCCAGTTTCATGAAAGTACCAAAGTAGAAATACTCTGGACTGCCATTCCTTTTGTCATCTTAATTGTTATGGCCATTCCTGCGACTAAAACGTTAATTGCGATGGAGGATGCCAGCAAAGCTGATATCACCATAAAAATTACTGGATCACAGTGGAAGTGGCATTACGAGTATATGGGGGAGGACGTTGAGTTTTATTCAATGTTAGCGACTCCTCAAAATGAAATAACGAATCTTGCCGATAAAAACCCGAATTATTTACTCGAAGTAGATAAGCCACTAGTGCTACCGATTAACCAAAAAGTTCGTTTTTTAATGACTTCAGATGATGTAATTCACTCATGGTGGGTACCTGATTTTGCAGTTAAAAAAGATGCAAACCCTGGGTTTATTAACGAAACATGGACCAATATTAATGAAGTAGGTACTTACCGCGGGCAGTGTGCAGAGCTGTGTGGTAAAGATCATGGCTTCATGCCTGTTGTGGTAGAAGCAAAAACAGAAGAAGACTTCAAAACGTGGTTGGCAGAAGCTAAACAAGCTAAACAAAAAGCGGCTGAAGCAGACGCTGCGTTATTAGATCAAGTGGTACCAAAAGAGGAGCTGATGGCTCTTGGTGAGCAAGTTTATATGGCGAGCTGTGCAGCGTGTCATCAACCTACAGGTTTAGGTTTGCCGGGTGTTTTTCCAGCACTTAAAGGCAGCCCAATAGTTATAGGTGATATCAAAGGTCATATCGATATCTTACTTCATGGTAAACCAGGTACAGCGATGCAGTCTTTCGCAAAGCAATTATCTATTAAGCAGATAGCAGCCGTTATTACTTATAAGCGTAACGCATGGGGTAATGACACCGGAGAGGTAATTCAACCAAGCGAAATACAAGCGGCACTGGATGCTGATGGGGAGGCTAAATAA
- the lexA gene encoding transcriptional repressor LexA, with the protein MRPLTKRQAQILELIKVFIKDTGMPPTRAEIAQTLGFKSANAAEEHLKALAKKGVIKMKPGASRGIQLVEEEEPEQLGLPLIGRVAAGEPILAQQHVESHCKIDPLMFKPAADFLLRVNGMSMKDIGIMDGDLLAVHKTQVAENGQVVVARVDDDVTVKRLEKAGRKVLLHAENDEFSAIEVDLENESFNIEGLAVGVIRNADWM; encoded by the coding sequence ATGCGACCATTAACGAAACGCCAAGCGCAAATACTCGAACTTATCAAAGTGTTTATTAAAGATACTGGTATGCCTCCTACACGTGCCGAAATTGCACAAACACTGGGTTTTAAAAGTGCGAATGCTGCAGAAGAACATTTAAAAGCACTGGCTAAAAAAGGTGTGATTAAAATGAAGCCGGGCGCGAGTCGGGGCATTCAGCTTGTTGAAGAAGAAGAGCCAGAGCAACTGGGCTTACCTTTAATTGGTCGAGTTGCTGCGGGTGAGCCAATATTGGCGCAACAGCATGTAGAAAGCCACTGTAAAATTGACCCTTTAATGTTTAAACCTGCGGCTGATTTTTTACTGCGCGTTAACGGCATGAGCATGAAAGATATTGGCATTATGGATGGCGACTTACTCGCTGTACATAAAACTCAAGTAGCTGAAAATGGTCAGGTTGTTGTTGCTCGAGTGGATGATGATGTTACGGTTAAACGTCTAGAAAAAGCCGGCAGAAAAGTATTACTGCATGCTGAAAATGACGAGTTTTCAGCCATTGAAGTTGATTTGGAAAATGAATCTTTCAATATTGAAGGTTTAGCGGTGGGTGTTATTCGTAACGCTGATTGGATGTGA